A genomic region of Mitsuaria sp. 7 contains the following coding sequences:
- a CDS encoding ATP-binding protein — MHASPAGSAGLPPEPPGPQLGPPADETIPTPIAAPRRRHFLDGGGEMGGRMRALDWTATPLGPSDGWPASLKTVVRMMLDSRYAMWMAWGSEMTFFCNDAYLPTLGLKREWALGAPSQRVWAEVWDAAYSRIRHVQTTGEATWDEGLLLFLERSGFPEETYHTFSYSPVYDDDLRVDGMWCVVTEVTDRVIGERRLRVLRDLAARTVGADETHECARRVCGVVSDSALDLPFSALYLTEAGGQSARRICFSLPPGSEAAAAAQADGGPVPFPEALSLIDPPDGWPLPDLAASGAARDLPDMPALGVSLTLPPWPETLTRAVLLPLRSAGKDLAGFLVLGVSPRLPLDEDYRDFLNLVAGQVSAALADASAYEAERRRAESLAELDRAKTAFFSNISHEFRTPLTLMLGPLEELVTAPQLDGPMRDRLALVLRNAARLQRLVNTLLDFSRIEAGRSQARYQATDLAALTRDLASTFRSAMERVSLGFEVDCAPLSAYAYVDREMWEKIVLNLLSNAFKFTMRGQVTVRLRERQEGGRGQAVLEVADTGAGIPADELPKVFERFHRVAGAEGRTHEGSGIGLALVQELVRLHGGRIEASSVHGEGTLFRVLLPLGREHLPQERVEPMEERTGRIGAPPVPPALPATTTGARAYVEEALRWLPAPEPLRDVAPGRVGAVGVAADRAESGAWPTVDQRFAATFGARIIVADDNADMRAYLRDLLSPFYAVELAADGLQALEAARREPPDLLLSDVMMPRLDGLALLTAIRVDARLGGVPVVLLSARAGEEARIEGLDSGADDYMIKPFSSRELLARLGALLELRRLRQSAEAAFRRRTEQFETLLNEAPMGVFLVEHDGATLRLREANPTARATFGDPPDLIGERFDALLERQWGHPLSDQIVSLFQRTLETGDPYHTPEFIQERSDLGITEAYEWQISRIPLPDGSPGVVCYYREISAPLKARRRLEAADRQKDQFLAMLAHELRNPIAPIRSAGDVLARLGLPDERSRKMVAIIRRQVDTLTRLVDDLLDVSRITQGRVELQLGPLLLSEVVAQAVETAEPLMRERRHQFSVTSSSQPLRVHGDLARLVQCVANVLTNAAKYTDPGGRIDLAMSEERAPDGGPGVALIRVSDDGIGVPHALQVTMFDLFVQGDRALDRSQGGLGIGLSLVRQLIERHGGSVSVHSEGTGCGARFELRVPLIATAPPLTPLTSGRVA, encoded by the coding sequence ATGCACGCTTCGCCCGCCGGTTCCGCTGGCCTGCCTCCCGAGCCGCCCGGACCGCAGCTCGGCCCGCCCGCTGACGAGACGATCCCGACGCCCATCGCGGCCCCGCGCCGCCGTCATTTCCTGGACGGCGGCGGCGAGATGGGCGGGCGCATGCGCGCGCTGGACTGGACCGCCACGCCGCTCGGTCCGTCGGACGGCTGGCCGGCCTCGCTGAAGACGGTGGTGCGGATGATGCTGGACTCGCGCTACGCCATGTGGATGGCGTGGGGGTCCGAGATGACCTTCTTCTGCAATGACGCCTACCTGCCCACGCTGGGGCTGAAGCGCGAATGGGCGCTCGGCGCCCCGTCGCAGCGCGTCTGGGCCGAGGTCTGGGACGCCGCCTACAGCCGCATCCGCCACGTGCAGACGACCGGCGAGGCGACGTGGGACGAGGGCCTGCTGCTGTTCCTGGAGCGCAGCGGCTTCCCCGAGGAGACGTATCACACCTTCTCGTACAGCCCGGTCTACGACGACGACCTGCGCGTGGACGGCATGTGGTGCGTCGTCACCGAGGTCACGGACCGCGTGATCGGCGAACGCCGCCTGCGCGTGCTGCGCGACCTCGCGGCGCGCACCGTCGGCGCGGACGAGACGCACGAATGCGCGCGGCGCGTCTGCGGCGTGGTCTCCGACTCCGCGCTGGACCTGCCGTTCTCCGCGCTCTACCTGACGGAAGCCGGCGGGCAGAGCGCGCGGCGGATCTGCTTCAGCCTGCCGCCGGGTTCGGAGGCGGCCGCGGCGGCGCAGGCGGACGGCGGCCCCGTGCCCTTCCCCGAGGCGCTCAGCCTGATCGATCCGCCGGACGGCTGGCCGCTGCCGGACCTGGCCGCGAGCGGCGCGGCACGGGACCTGCCGGACATGCCGGCGCTGGGCGTGTCGCTCACGCTGCCGCCCTGGCCGGAGACGCTGACGCGCGCCGTGCTGCTGCCGCTGCGAAGCGCCGGCAAGGACCTCGCCGGTTTCCTGGTGCTGGGCGTCAGCCCGCGCCTCCCGCTGGACGAGGACTACCGCGACTTCCTGAACCTGGTCGCCGGCCAGGTGTCGGCCGCGCTCGCCGACGCGTCGGCCTACGAGGCCGAGCGCCGTCGCGCCGAATCGCTGGCCGAGCTGGACCGGGCGAAGACGGCCTTCTTCTCCAACATCAGCCACGAGTTCCGCACGCCGCTGACGCTGATGCTGGGCCCGCTCGAGGAACTGGTGACCGCGCCCCAGCTGGACGGCCCGATGCGGGACCGGCTGGCGCTGGTGCTGCGCAATGCCGCGCGGCTGCAACGGCTGGTGAACACGCTGCTGGACTTCTCGCGCATCGAGGCGGGCCGCTCGCAGGCGCGCTATCAGGCGACGGACCTCGCGGCGCTGACCCGCGACCTGGCGAGCACCTTCCGGTCCGCGATGGAGCGGGTCAGCCTGGGCTTCGAGGTCGACTGCGCCCCGCTGTCCGCCTACGCCTACGTCGACCGGGAGATGTGGGAGAAGATCGTCCTGAACCTGTTGTCCAACGCCTTCAAGTTCACGATGCGCGGCCAGGTGACGGTGCGACTGCGTGAGCGGCAGGAAGGCGGCCGCGGCCAGGCCGTGCTGGAGGTGGCCGACACCGGCGCCGGGATCCCGGCGGACGAACTGCCCAAGGTCTTCGAGCGCTTCCACCGCGTCGCCGGCGCGGAGGGCCGCACGCATGAAGGCTCCGGCATCGGACTGGCGCTGGTGCAGGAGCTCGTGCGCCTGCACGGCGGCCGGATCGAGGCGTCCAGCGTGCACGGCGAAGGGACGCTGTTCCGCGTCCTGCTCCCCCTGGGTCGCGAGCATCTGCCGCAGGAGCGCGTCGAACCCATGGAGGAGCGGACCGGGCGCATCGGCGCCCCGCCTGTCCCGCCGGCCTTGCCCGCCACCACGACCGGCGCGCGCGCCTATGTCGAGGAAGCGCTGCGCTGGCTGCCCGCGCCGGAACCGCTGCGGGATGTCGCGCCCGGTCGCGTCGGCGCGGTCGGTGTGGCCGCCGATCGCGCGGAGAGCGGCGCCTGGCCGACCGTCGACCAGCGCTTCGCCGCCACCTTCGGCGCGCGGATCATCGTCGCCGACGACAACGCGGACATGCGCGCCTACCTGCGCGACCTGCTGTCGCCGTTCTACGCCGTCGAACTCGCGGCGGACGGACTGCAGGCGCTGGAGGCCGCCCGGCGCGAACCGCCGGACCTGCTGCTGAGCGACGTCATGATGCCGCGGCTCGACGGCCTGGCCTTGCTGACGGCGATCCGCGTGGATGCGCGGCTGGGCGGCGTGCCGGTGGTGCTGCTGTCGGCGCGCGCCGGCGAGGAGGCCCGCATCGAGGGCCTGGACTCCGGCGCCGACGACTACATGATCAAGCCCTTCTCGTCGCGGGAACTGCTCGCGCGACTCGGGGCGCTGCTGGAGCTGCGGCGTCTGCGGCAATCGGCGGAGGCGGCCTTCCGGCGCCGCACCGAGCAGTTCGAGACCCTGCTCAACGAGGCGCCGATGGGCGTCTTCCTGGTCGAGCACGACGGAGCGACGCTGCGGCTGCGCGAGGCCAATCCGACGGCGCGCGCGACCTTCGGCGATCCGCCGGACCTGATCGGCGAGCGCTTCGACGCGCTGCTGGAGCGGCAGTGGGGGCATCCGCTGTCGGACCAGATCGTGTCGCTCTTCCAGCGCACGCTGGAGACCGGCGATCCGTACCACACGCCCGAGTTCATCCAGGAGCGCAGCGACCTCGGCATCACCGAGGCCTACGAATGGCAGATCAGCCGGATCCCGCTGCCGGACGGCTCGCCCGGCGTGGTGTGCTACTACCGCGAGATCTCCGCGCCCCTGAAGGCCCGGCGACGGCTGGAGGCCGCGGACCGGCAGAAGGACCAGTTCCTGGCCATGCTGGCGCACGAACTGCGCAACCCGATCGCGCCCATCCGCAGCGCGGGCGACGTGCTGGCGCGGCTCGGCCTGCCCGATGAGCGTTCCAGGAAGATGGTGGCCATCATCCGCCGGCAGGTCGACACGCTGACGCGGCTGGTGGACGACCTGCTGGACGTCTCGCGGATCACGCAGGGACGGGTGGAACTGCAGCTCGGACCGCTGCTGCTGTCGGAGGTCGTCGCGCAGGCGGTGGAGACGGCGGAACCCCTGATGCGGGAACGGCGCCACCAGTTCTCGGTGACCAGCAGCAGCCAGCCGCTGCGCGTGCACGGCGATCTGGCGCGGCTGGTGCAGTGCGTGGCCAACGTGCTCACGAACGCCGCGAAGTACACCGATCCCGGAGGTCGCATCGACTTGGCCATGAGCGAGGAGCGCGCGCCCGACGGCGGACCCGGCGTGGCG
- a CDS encoding hemolysin family protein encodes MSSSLLLILLLICASAFFSMAELSLAASRRLKLRQLADEGDPRAAQVLKVQEQPGYYFTVVQIGVNTLAILAGVVGEGALTPHFESLLRPLIDIDTAQKTAFALSFTCVTILFVVLADLLPKRLSMNEPESVAMALIRPMLFLTLVLRPIAWALNHVADGLLRLLGRPMSPDNTITHDDILALAAAGQRAGVVSAADQQVIENVFELETRTVESSMTSRERVVYFSLDDDEALIRTRIADAPHSTYLVCAGEIDQVVGYVDATDLFQRVLRGEVISLRAEPALVKKVLIVPDRLTLAEVLQHFKIAHEDFAVIVNEYSLVVGVITLNDVMSTVMGSMVSTAEEEQQIIRRDDGSFLADGITPIPDVQRALGVDDFPHHGQYDTLAGFLMVMLRRIPKRTDVVEWHGWRFEVVDVDSHRVDQVMIARVGGPPSGDAPAPGSPDLAD; translated from the coding sequence TTGAGTTCCAGCCTGCTGCTCATCCTCCTGCTGATCTGTGCCAGCGCGTTCTTCTCGATGGCGGAACTGTCGCTGGCCGCGTCGCGTCGGCTCAAGCTGCGACAGCTGGCGGACGAGGGCGACCCCCGCGCCGCGCAGGTGCTGAAGGTCCAGGAGCAGCCCGGCTACTACTTCACCGTCGTGCAGATCGGCGTCAACACATTGGCCATCCTGGCCGGCGTGGTCGGGGAGGGCGCGCTGACGCCGCATTTCGAGTCGCTGCTGCGCCCGCTGATCGACATCGACACGGCGCAGAAGACCGCCTTCGCGCTGTCCTTCACCTGCGTCACCATCCTCTTCGTCGTGCTGGCGGACCTGCTGCCCAAGCGGCTGTCGATGAACGAGCCCGAAAGCGTCGCGATGGCGCTGATCCGGCCGATGCTCTTCCTCACCCTCGTGCTGCGGCCGATCGCCTGGGCGCTGAACCACGTGGCCGACGGCCTGCTGCGGCTGCTCGGCCGGCCGATGAGTCCGGACAACACGATCACCCATGACGACATCCTCGCCCTGGCCGCGGCGGGCCAGCGGGCCGGCGTCGTCTCGGCGGCCGACCAGCAGGTGATCGAGAACGTCTTCGAGCTGGAGACCCGGACCGTCGAGTCCTCGATGACCTCGCGCGAACGCGTCGTCTACTTCTCCCTGGACGACGACGAGGCGCTGATCCGCACGCGGATCGCGGACGCGCCGCACTCGACCTACCTGGTCTGCGCCGGGGAGATCGACCAGGTCGTCGGCTACGTCGACGCGACCGACCTGTTCCAGCGCGTGCTGCGCGGCGAGGTCATCTCGCTGCGCGCCGAGCCGGCGCTGGTCAAGAAGGTGCTGATCGTGCCCGACCGCCTCACGCTGGCCGAGGTGCTGCAGCATTTCAAGATCGCGCACGAGGACTTCGCGGTCATCGTCAACGAATACTCGCTGGTCGTCGGCGTCATCACGCTGAACGACGTGATGAGCACGGTGATGGGCTCCATGGTCTCCACCGCCGAGGAGGAGCAGCAGATCATCCGGCGCGACGACGGCAGCTTCCTGGCCGACGGCATCACGCCCATCCCCGACGTGCAGCGCGCGCTGGGCGTGGACGACTTCCCCCACCACGGCCAGTACGACACGCTGGCCGGTTTCCTGATGGTGATGCTGCGCCGCATCCCCAAGCGCACCGACGTCGTGGAATGGCACGGCTGGCGCTTCGAGGTCGTCGACGTCGACAGCCACCGCGTCGACCAGGTCATGATCGCCCGGGTGGGCGGTCCGCCGTCGGGGGACGCACCCGCGCCGGGATCACCGGACCTGGCGGACTGA
- a CDS encoding lytic transglycosylase domain-containing protein, whose translation MRAITAGLLAALAASLPAQAQQDPQAKARTQTPTQTQKARPTRPAVPTDVTRFDRCFVLAGERYGVSPLLLKAIARQESGLNPAAVNRNTNGSTDIGLMQINSSWLPTLARHGVKEGDLNVPCANILVGAWILGSNFRSMGRTVDALGAYNARDPVKRQAYARQVLRHYVALNEELSEELSERLNTGLHARLGAGPGTGPAGPRSVRQVR comes from the coding sequence ATGCGCGCGATCACGGCAGGACTGCTGGCGGCGTTGGCGGCCTCGTTGCCGGCACAGGCCCAGCAGGATCCACAGGCAAAGGCGCGGACGCAGACGCCGACGCAGACGCAGAAGGCTCGACCGACTCGACCGGCCGTTCCCACCGACGTGACGCGTTTCGACCGCTGCTTCGTGCTGGCGGGGGAACGCTACGGCGTCTCGCCGCTGCTGTTGAAGGCCATCGCGCGCCAGGAGTCAGGTCTGAACCCCGCGGCGGTCAACCGCAATACCAATGGCTCGACCGACATCGGCCTGATGCAGATCAACTCGTCATGGCTGCCGACGCTGGCGCGGCATGGCGTCAAGGAAGGCGACCTGAACGTGCCCTGCGCCAACATCCTCGTCGGTGCCTGGATCCTGGGCAGCAACTTCCGCTCGATGGGCAGGACGGTCGACGCGCTGGGGGCCTACAACGCCCGCGACCCGGTCAAGCGCCAGGCGTATGCGCGGCAGGTGCTGCGGCACTACGTCGCCCTCAACGAGGAACTCAGCGAAGAGCTCAGCGAGCGGCTGAACACCGGGCTCCATGCGAGGCTGGGCGCCGGGCCCGGCACCGGGCCGGCTGGGCCGCGCTCAGTCCGCCAGGTCCGGTGA